From the Taeniopygia guttata chromosome 20, bTaeGut7.mat, whole genome shotgun sequence genome, one window contains:
- the NOL4L gene encoding nucleolar protein 4-like isoform X2 translates to MNDSTWISADQHLNSSLSPSQDESMRSPQNLHGHEDDDSSSESCSGNGSSTLNPSTSSSTQGDSAFPEMNGNGTTAPMDFTASADDQPINLCDKLTPAHITPSYQSDSCSADGLRSRVKYGVKTTAESPPYSSGSYDSIKTEVSGCPEDLTVGRAPTADEDDDDHDDHEDNDKINDSEGMDPERLKAFNMFVRLFVDENLDRMVPISKQPKEKIQAIIESCSRQFPEFQERARKRIRTYLKSCRRMKKNGMEMTRPTPPHLTSAMAENILAAACESETRKAAKRMRLEIYQTSQDEPIALDKQHSRDSTAITHSSYSLPASSYSQDPVYINGSLNYSYRGYGSLGGSLQPPASLQTGNHSNGPTDLSMKGGASSTAPSNSTSRGMQAAQLSPTEISAVRQLIAGYRESAAFLLRSADELENLILQQN, encoded by the exons ATGACTCCTCGTCAGAGAGCTGCAGCGGGAATGGCTCCTCCACCCTGAACCCCTCCACCTCCAGCAGCACGCAGGGCGACAGCGCCTTCCCCGAAATGAACGGCAATGGCACCACAGCCCCCATGGACTTCACCGCCTCCGCTGACGACCAGCCCATCAACCTCTGCGACAAGCTCACACCTGCCCACATCACCCCTTCCTACCAGTCTGACAGCTGCAGTGCTGACGGGCTGCGCAGCAGGGTCAAGTACGGGGTGAAGACCACAGCAGAG TCCCCGCCATACAGCTCTGGCAGCTATGACTCCATCAAGACAGAGGTGAGCGGCTGTCCCGAGGACCTGACTGTCGGCAGGGCCCCCACGgctgatgaagatgatgatgacCACGACGACCATGAAGACAATGATAAGATCAATGACTCGGAGGGGATGGACCCGGAGAGGCTAAAGGCCTTCAAT ATGTTCGTGCGCCTTTTTGTGGACGAGAACCTGGACCGGATGGTTCCCATCTCCAAGCAGCCCAAGGAGAAGATCCAGGCCATCATTGAGTCCTGCAGCCGGCAGTTCCCTGAGTTCCAGGAGCGGGCACGCAAGCGCATCCGCACCTACCTCAAGTCCTGCCGTCGCATGAAGAAGAACGGGATGGAGATG accAGGCCCACGCCGCCTCACCTGACCTCAGCCATGGCGGAGAACATCCTGGCCGCCGCCTGCGAGAGCGAAACACGGAAAGCAGCCAAGAGGATGCGGCTGGAGATCTACCAGACCTCCCAG GACGAACCCATCGCTCTAGACAAGCAGCACTCCAGAGACTCCACAGCCATCACCCACTCCTCCTACTCACTGCCAGCTTCATCTTACTCCCAAGACCCAGTCTACATCAATGGAAGCCTGAACTACAGCTACCGTGGCTACGGGTCCCTGGGGGGCAGCCTGCAGCCCCCTGCATCCCTCCAGACGGGCAACCACAGTAATG GTCCGACCGATCTCAGCATGAAAGGTGGggcctccagcacagccccctccaacAGCACCAGCCGGGGCATGCAGgcggcccagctcagccccacggAGATCAGCGCCGTGCGGCAGCTCATCGCCGGCTACCGGGAGTCGGCGGCATTCCTGCTGCGCTCCGCAGACGAACTGGAAAACCTCATTTTACAGCAGAACTGA
- the ASXL1 gene encoding polycomb group protein ASXL1 isoform X2 translates to MTPKQILQVIEAEGLKEMSGTSPLACLNAMLHSNSRGGDGLFYKLPGRISLFTLKKDALQWSRNLSVPEGEELEDTADAESCGSNEASTVSGDNDVSLDETSSNASCSTESQSKGPATRESYRTASQTTKQKKKTGVMLPRVVLTPLKVNGAHMKSASGFTGRHADGESSSTSSSSSSSLALCKTSLRSRTEINRDPPQLLRGIRKPTAGQMKRNRGEDIDFETPGSILVNTNLRALINSRTFNALPSHFQQQLLYLLPEVDRQVGADGLMRLSGSALNNEFFTHAAQSWRERLADGEFTHEMQVRIRQEMEKEKRVEQWKEKFFEDYYGQKLGLTQEESQAQNSVQEDAENRTELSVKGEARLPRGPTTRQRDGRFRKRSRADLRCRARRSLYRLREPEHTETPKEPAPVGPDPSLHKEPKPETDLKKDDLTSPSAAGLKTQSTELHLSPETSKSNSKSEDPSLAAASRIPSLPQENSAQESKEQKRKSFEEAASASFPEKKPRLEDRQSFRNTIESVHPEKPQPTKEEPKVPPIRIQLSRIKPPWVVKGQPTYQICPRIIPSTEPSGRGRPGARTLADIKARALQARAQREATAAIGGGGGPGGGRGADEGGGGGESSGRSQHRRSKRAHGKRASDLQRAQLQLSVHLSAGKADSKGAAQEASVNSCLSSRQDHSSSKSERSSIPGCATGSGGTQPGDGSPRRPFCGSLTVSSLDNATPERQEESPKQLLHDPRTELPSCAASQESTKLGCVVPVATSLLRSGGQGAGVSPTEHRAVVELRDVGAPTIQLDYPSDVKQNSSSCPFPPELSSGVTEHHDPEKVSGFSYNNSQTFLGKCGADNTSKTVTVGVKKVIPTVCDAAQLQTGKGSDGKRSNEEQKAEALLQPSVHGDFTSQNRTDTSEKLPQPRESCPRTEPENTHQPLGETQELKRSRDEEIQSTHSETTDTASDWEGDMADENVEVEMCFRSVSCREVAGKGSSCHSSSEKHSEIRSKPSVEMESPSCSGDLVAPPPQRWGPQKTERPASSARPMSSIETNNPLVMQLLKGKLPLEEVLPVSHVNIKLEIAQPVLQKQPESLSLQLDSGRCFGKESSPDAGIKTSAQSRSADVRSVRSSIDPQEKTCGSGAALPRAEGVEDQSVPEKHSKVGSSLSCQDQLANVASASLKSEDVDPQERTFSSCSFEEQKELPKVHRLPQHNPLGGVTASKSPEKLNASAEPRFLSPGITSLGPNQTGGALVNKNYGGVQGKKLFGSGFPSSPSVRLHHSRALEHSSAMETVSPGKQIPLDKGCALGEGVPAAREEWTSKQPSSTPGGIRSEKVLVCGSPAKSNAENRGDVAQQPTELAGHTQREPLVMDWPFFKFSRDPGKGQCHPLEPSSIPSQLNIKQAFYGKLSKLQLNSTSFNYSSNTPAFPRGLAGSVVQLTHKANFAAGRNTALAVQMFADSSSVDEISFQCSCSLKAMIMCKGCGAFCHDDCIGPSKLCVLCLVVR, encoded by the exons ATGACCCCAAAACAGATTCTGCAGGTCATAGAGGCTGAAGGTCTAAAGGAAATGAG TGGCACATCTCCCCTGGCCTGCCTCAATGCCATGCTCCACTCCAATTCCCGGGGAGGGGATGGGCTCTTCTACAAACTCCCTGGACGCATCAGCCTTTTCACACTCAAG AAAGATGCCTTGCAGTGGTCCCGGAACCTGTCAGTGCCAGAaggggaggagctggaggacaCAGCAGATGCTGAAAGTTGTGGGTCCAACGAAGCCAGCACTGTGAGTGGTGACAATGATG TGTCTCTTGATGAAACTTCTTCTAACGCCTCGTGTTCCACTGAATCTCAGAGCAAGGGACCTGCTACCAGGGAGAGCTACAGAACTGCTTCCCAG ACAaccaaacagaagaaaaagacgGGTGTGATGCTGCCACGGGTGGTGTTAACCCCACTGAAAGTAAATGGGGCACACATGAAGTCTGCCTCAG GCTTCACAGGAAGGCACGCTGatggggagagcagcagcacatccagcagcagcagcagctccttggcGCTGTGCAAAACCAGCCTGCGCAGCAGGACGGAGATAAACAGGGATCCTccacagctgctgaggggcaTCCGGAAGCCCACAGCTG GACAAATGAAACGGAACAGGGGTGAGGATATTGACTTTGAAACCCCAGGCTCCATCCTTGTCAACACAAACCTGCGAGCGCTGATCAACTCCAGGACCTTTAACGCACTTCCATCacacttccagcagcagctactTTACCTCCTGCCTGAAGTCGATCGACAG GTGGGGGCTGATGGGCTGATGCGCCTCAGTGGCAGCGCTCTGAACAACGAGTTCTTCACCCACgctgcacagagctggaggGAGCGGCTCGCTGATG GTGAATTCACCCATGAGATGCAAGTTCGAATCCGGCaggagatggaaaaggaaaagagagtaGAGCAATGGAAAGAGAAGTTCTTCGAGGACTACTATGGGCAAAA GTTGGGCTTGACCCAGGAAGAATCCCAGGCGCAGAATTCGGTGCAGGAGGACGCTGAGAACAGGACAGAGCTGTCTGTCAAAGGAGAAGCGAGGCTGCCGCGCGGGCCGACCACGCGCCAGAGGGACGGGCGCTTCCGGAAACGCTCCCGGGCCGACCTGCGGTGCCGGGCCAGGAGGAGCCTGTACAGACTGCGGGAACCTGAACACACCGAGACTCCCAAAGAGCCTGCTCCCGTGGGGCCAGATCCCTCACTTCATAAAGAGCCAAAACCTGAGACAGACCTAAAGAAAGATGATCTGACCAGCCCCTCGGCCGCAGGATTGAAGACACAGAGTACCGAACTGCACCTCTCTCCAGAGACTTCCAAATCAAACAGCAAATCGGAAGATCCATCAttggcagctgccagcagaatTCCCAGCTTGCCACAGGAGAACTCTGCTCAGGAGTCCAAGgagcagaagaggaaaagctTTGAGGAGGCTGCCTCTGCGTCCTTCCCCGAAAAGAAGCCCCGGCTTGAAGATCGTCAGTCCTTTCGTAACACAATTGAAAGTGTTCACCCAGAAAAGCCACAGCCTACTAAAGAGGAGCCCAAAGTCCCACCCATCCGG ATTCAACTTTCACGTATTAAACCACCCTGGGTGGTTAAAGGTCAGCCCACTTACCAGATCTGCCCCCGCATCATCCCCAGCACGGAGCCCTccggccggggccgccccggggCCCGCACCCTCGCAGACATTAAGGCCCGTGCTCTGCAAGCCCGAGCCCAGCGCGAAGCCACCGCCGCCATCGGAGGagggggcggccccggcgggggGAGAGGTGCCGATGAAGGAGGCGGTGGAGGAGAATCCAGCGGCCGTTCCCAGCACAGAAGATCCAAGAGAGCTCATGGAAAACGTGCGTCAGATCTACAGCGAGCACAACTACAGCTGTCTGTTCATCTGAGCGCAGGGAAGGCTGACTCCAAAGGGGCTGCTCAGGAAGCCAGTGTGAATTCCTGCCTCTCTTCCAGACAAGATCACTCTTCCTCAAAAAGCGAAAGGAGCAGCATTCCGGGttgtgccacagggtcagggGGCACTCAGCCTGGTGATGGGTCACCCAGGAGGccattctgtggttctctgACTGTGTCATCCTTGGACAATGCAACTCCtgagaggcaggaggagagtCCCAAGCAGCTCCTTCATGACCCAAGGACCGAGCTCCCATCTTGCGCTGCATCACAGGAGAGCACAAAGCTGGGATGTGTGGTTCCTGTGGCGACCAGTCTGTTACGTTCTGgggggcagggagctggggtcAGTCCCACAGAACACAGGGCTGTGGTGGAACTCAGAGATGTTGGTGCTCCCACCATACAGCTGGATTATCCTTCTGATGTAAAGCAGAATTCCTCCAGTTGTCCTTTTCCACCAGAATTGTCATCGGGTGTCACAGAACACCATGATCCAGAAAAGGTGTCTGGTTTTAGCTATAACAACTCCCAAACATTTCTGGGAAAATGTGGTGCTGATAATACTTCCAAAACGGTGACTGTTGGAGTGAAAAAAGTGATCCCTACAGTGTGTGatgctgcacagctgcagaCAGGGAAAGGCAGTGATGGCAAACGGAGTAATGAGGAACAAAAGGCAGAGGCTCTACTGCAGCCCTCTGTGCATGGTGACTTTACTTCTCAGAACAGGACAGATACCTCTGAAAAGCTCCCGCAGCCAAGGGAGAGCTGCCCCAGAACTGAACCAGAAAACACACATCAGCCCCTGGGAGAGACTCAGGAGTTGAAGAGAAGTAGAGATGAAGAAATACAGAGTACACACAGTGAAACAACAGACACTGCTTCCGATTGGGAAGGGGACATGGCTGATGAGAATGTGGAGGTGGAGATGTGTTTCAGAAGTGTCAGCTGTAGGGAGGTGgctgggaaaggctcttccTGTCATAGCAGCAGTGAGAAGCACAGTGAGATTAGGTCAAAACCATCTGTGGAGATGGAGAGTCCATCCTGTTCTGGGGACTTGGTTGCACCCCCACCTCAGaggtggggaccccaaaaaaccgagcgtccagccagctctgctcgGCCCATGTCCTCCATCGAGACCAACAACCCTTTAGTGATGCAGTTGCTGAAAGGGAAGCTTCCACTGGAAGAAGTTCTCCCAGTGTCTCATGTCAACATCAAGCTGGAAATtgcacagccagtgctgcagAAGCAGCCAGAAAGCCTCTCCCTACAACTGGACAGCGGTCGCTGTTTTGGCAAAGAATCTTCTCCAGATGCAGGAATAAAGACGAGTGCCCAAAGCAGGAGCGCTGATGTTCGCTCAGTGAGATCTTCCATAGATCCCCAGGAAAAAACCTGTGGATCAGGAGCAGCGTTGCCTAGAGCAGAGGGTGTAGAGGATCAGTCTGTCCCAGAAAAACATTCCAAAGTTGGTTCGTCTTTAAGCTGCCAAGACCAACTGGCAAATGTGGCAAGTGCCTCTCTGAAGTCTGAAGATGTGGACCCTCaggaaagaacattttcttcctgtagCTTTGAGGAGCAGAAGGAGTTGCCCAAGGTGCACCGGTTGCCACAGCACAACCCATTAGGAGGTGTCACGGCAAGTAAAAGCCCGGAGAAGCTGAATGCCTCTGCAGAGCCTCGGTTTTTATCTCCAGGTATAACTTCTCTTGGACCAAACCAGACAGGAGGTGCATTAGTCAATAAAAATTATGGTGGGGTTCAAGGCAAAAAGCTCTTTGGTTCTGGTTTTCCTTCCAGCCCCAGCGTGAGGCTGCATCACTCCAGGGCTTTGGAACACAGTTCAGCCATGGAAACCGTGTCCCCTGGCAAACAGATTCCCTTGGACAAGGGCTGTGCACTGGGAGAAGGAGTCCCAGCTGCCAGGGAGGAATGGACTTCaaagcagcccagcagcaccccgggagGGATCAGAAGTGAGAAGGTGCTGGTGTGTGGCAGCCCAGCCAAGAGCAACGCGGAGAACCGGGGGGATGTGGCCCAGCAGCCCACGGAACTGGCCgggcacacacagagagagCCACTGGTCATGGACTGGCCCTTCTTTAAGTTTTCAAGGGATCCAGGAAAAGGACAGTGTCACCCTTTGGAGCCTTCATCCATCCCCTCGCAGCTCAATATCAAGCAAGCGTTTTATGGGAAGCTTTCAAAGCTGCAGCTTAATTCCACCAGCTTTAATTATTCATCCAACACTCCAGCTTTCCCCCGAGGCCTTGCTGGGAGCGTGGTGCAGCTCACCCACAAAGCGAACTTTGCTGCGGGCCGGAACACGGCCCTGGCTGTGCAGATGtttgctgacagcagcagcgtCGACGAGATCTCGTTCcagtgctcctgcagcctcAAAGCCATGATCATGTGCAAAGGCTGCGGCGCCTTCTGCCACGACGACTGTATAGGACCCTCTAAGCTCTGTGTATTGTGCCTTGTGGTGAGATAA
- the ASXL1 gene encoding polycomb group protein ASXL1 isoform X1, with protein MKEMKQRRKKERTWAEAARLVLENYSDAPMTPKQILQVIEAEGLKEMSGTSPLACLNAMLHSNSRGGDGLFYKLPGRISLFTLKKDALQWSRNLSVPEGEELEDTADAESCGSNEASTVSGDNDVSLDETSSNASCSTESQSKGPATRESYRTASQTTKQKKKTGVMLPRVVLTPLKVNGAHMKSASGFTGRHADGESSSTSSSSSSSLALCKTSLRSRTEINRDPPQLLRGIRKPTAGQMKRNRGEDIDFETPGSILVNTNLRALINSRTFNALPSHFQQQLLYLLPEVDRQVGADGLMRLSGSALNNEFFTHAAQSWRERLADGEFTHEMQVRIRQEMEKEKRVEQWKEKFFEDYYGQKLGLTQEESQAQNSVQEDAENRTELSVKGEARLPRGPTTRQRDGRFRKRSRADLRCRARRSLYRLREPEHTETPKEPAPVGPDPSLHKEPKPETDLKKDDLTSPSAAGLKTQSTELHLSPETSKSNSKSEDPSLAAASRIPSLPQENSAQESKEQKRKSFEEAASASFPEKKPRLEDRQSFRNTIESVHPEKPQPTKEEPKVPPIRIQLSRIKPPWVVKGQPTYQICPRIIPSTEPSGRGRPGARTLADIKARALQARAQREATAAIGGGGGPGGGRGADEGGGGGESSGRSQHRRSKRAHGKRASDLQRAQLQLSVHLSAGKADSKGAAQEASVNSCLSSRQDHSSSKSERSSIPGCATGSGGTQPGDGSPRRPFCGSLTVSSLDNATPERQEESPKQLLHDPRTELPSCAASQESTKLGCVVPVATSLLRSGGQGAGVSPTEHRAVVELRDVGAPTIQLDYPSDVKQNSSSCPFPPELSSGVTEHHDPEKVSGFSYNNSQTFLGKCGADNTSKTVTVGVKKVIPTVCDAAQLQTGKGSDGKRSNEEQKAEALLQPSVHGDFTSQNRTDTSEKLPQPRESCPRTEPENTHQPLGETQELKRSRDEEIQSTHSETTDTASDWEGDMADENVEVEMCFRSVSCREVAGKGSSCHSSSEKHSEIRSKPSVEMESPSCSGDLVAPPPQRWGPQKTERPASSARPMSSIETNNPLVMQLLKGKLPLEEVLPVSHVNIKLEIAQPVLQKQPESLSLQLDSGRCFGKESSPDAGIKTSAQSRSADVRSVRSSIDPQEKTCGSGAALPRAEGVEDQSVPEKHSKVGSSLSCQDQLANVASASLKSEDVDPQERTFSSCSFEEQKELPKVHRLPQHNPLGGVTASKSPEKLNASAEPRFLSPGITSLGPNQTGGALVNKNYGGVQGKKLFGSGFPSSPSVRLHHSRALEHSSAMETVSPGKQIPLDKGCALGEGVPAAREEWTSKQPSSTPGGIRSEKVLVCGSPAKSNAENRGDVAQQPTELAGHTQREPLVMDWPFFKFSRDPGKGQCHPLEPSSIPSQLNIKQAFYGKLSKLQLNSTSFNYSSNTPAFPRGLAGSVVQLTHKANFAAGRNTALAVQMFADSSSVDEISFQCSCSLKAMIMCKGCGAFCHDDCIGPSKLCVLCLVVR; from the exons atgaaggagatgaagcagaggaggaagaaggagcgCACGTGGGCCGAGGCCGCCCGCCTG gTGCTGGAAAATTACTCAGATGCTCCTATGACCCCAAAACAGATTCTGCAGGTCATAGAGGCTGAAGGTCTAAAGGAAATGAG TGGCACATCTCCCCTGGCCTGCCTCAATGCCATGCTCCACTCCAATTCCCGGGGAGGGGATGGGCTCTTCTACAAACTCCCTGGACGCATCAGCCTTTTCACACTCAAG AAAGATGCCTTGCAGTGGTCCCGGAACCTGTCAGTGCCAGAaggggaggagctggaggacaCAGCAGATGCTGAAAGTTGTGGGTCCAACGAAGCCAGCACTGTGAGTGGTGACAATGATG TGTCTCTTGATGAAACTTCTTCTAACGCCTCGTGTTCCACTGAATCTCAGAGCAAGGGACCTGCTACCAGGGAGAGCTACAGAACTGCTTCCCAG ACAaccaaacagaagaaaaagacgGGTGTGATGCTGCCACGGGTGGTGTTAACCCCACTGAAAGTAAATGGGGCACACATGAAGTCTGCCTCAG GCTTCACAGGAAGGCACGCTGatggggagagcagcagcacatccagcagcagcagcagctccttggcGCTGTGCAAAACCAGCCTGCGCAGCAGGACGGAGATAAACAGGGATCCTccacagctgctgaggggcaTCCGGAAGCCCACAGCTG GACAAATGAAACGGAACAGGGGTGAGGATATTGACTTTGAAACCCCAGGCTCCATCCTTGTCAACACAAACCTGCGAGCGCTGATCAACTCCAGGACCTTTAACGCACTTCCATCacacttccagcagcagctactTTACCTCCTGCCTGAAGTCGATCGACAG GTGGGGGCTGATGGGCTGATGCGCCTCAGTGGCAGCGCTCTGAACAACGAGTTCTTCACCCACgctgcacagagctggaggGAGCGGCTCGCTGATG GTGAATTCACCCATGAGATGCAAGTTCGAATCCGGCaggagatggaaaaggaaaagagagtaGAGCAATGGAAAGAGAAGTTCTTCGAGGACTACTATGGGCAAAA GTTGGGCTTGACCCAGGAAGAATCCCAGGCGCAGAATTCGGTGCAGGAGGACGCTGAGAACAGGACAGAGCTGTCTGTCAAAGGAGAAGCGAGGCTGCCGCGCGGGCCGACCACGCGCCAGAGGGACGGGCGCTTCCGGAAACGCTCCCGGGCCGACCTGCGGTGCCGGGCCAGGAGGAGCCTGTACAGACTGCGGGAACCTGAACACACCGAGACTCCCAAAGAGCCTGCTCCCGTGGGGCCAGATCCCTCACTTCATAAAGAGCCAAAACCTGAGACAGACCTAAAGAAAGATGATCTGACCAGCCCCTCGGCCGCAGGATTGAAGACACAGAGTACCGAACTGCACCTCTCTCCAGAGACTTCCAAATCAAACAGCAAATCGGAAGATCCATCAttggcagctgccagcagaatTCCCAGCTTGCCACAGGAGAACTCTGCTCAGGAGTCCAAGgagcagaagaggaaaagctTTGAGGAGGCTGCCTCTGCGTCCTTCCCCGAAAAGAAGCCCCGGCTTGAAGATCGTCAGTCCTTTCGTAACACAATTGAAAGTGTTCACCCAGAAAAGCCACAGCCTACTAAAGAGGAGCCCAAAGTCCCACCCATCCGG ATTCAACTTTCACGTATTAAACCACCCTGGGTGGTTAAAGGTCAGCCCACTTACCAGATCTGCCCCCGCATCATCCCCAGCACGGAGCCCTccggccggggccgccccggggCCCGCACCCTCGCAGACATTAAGGCCCGTGCTCTGCAAGCCCGAGCCCAGCGCGAAGCCACCGCCGCCATCGGAGGagggggcggccccggcgggggGAGAGGTGCCGATGAAGGAGGCGGTGGAGGAGAATCCAGCGGCCGTTCCCAGCACAGAAGATCCAAGAGAGCTCATGGAAAACGTGCGTCAGATCTACAGCGAGCACAACTACAGCTGTCTGTTCATCTGAGCGCAGGGAAGGCTGACTCCAAAGGGGCTGCTCAGGAAGCCAGTGTGAATTCCTGCCTCTCTTCCAGACAAGATCACTCTTCCTCAAAAAGCGAAAGGAGCAGCATTCCGGGttgtgccacagggtcagggGGCACTCAGCCTGGTGATGGGTCACCCAGGAGGccattctgtggttctctgACTGTGTCATCCTTGGACAATGCAACTCCtgagaggcaggaggagagtCCCAAGCAGCTCCTTCATGACCCAAGGACCGAGCTCCCATCTTGCGCTGCATCACAGGAGAGCACAAAGCTGGGATGTGTGGTTCCTGTGGCGACCAGTCTGTTACGTTCTGgggggcagggagctggggtcAGTCCCACAGAACACAGGGCTGTGGTGGAACTCAGAGATGTTGGTGCTCCCACCATACAGCTGGATTATCCTTCTGATGTAAAGCAGAATTCCTCCAGTTGTCCTTTTCCACCAGAATTGTCATCGGGTGTCACAGAACACCATGATCCAGAAAAGGTGTCTGGTTTTAGCTATAACAACTCCCAAACATTTCTGGGAAAATGTGGTGCTGATAATACTTCCAAAACGGTGACTGTTGGAGTGAAAAAAGTGATCCCTACAGTGTGTGatgctgcacagctgcagaCAGGGAAAGGCAGTGATGGCAAACGGAGTAATGAGGAACAAAAGGCAGAGGCTCTACTGCAGCCCTCTGTGCATGGTGACTTTACTTCTCAGAACAGGACAGATACCTCTGAAAAGCTCCCGCAGCCAAGGGAGAGCTGCCCCAGAACTGAACCAGAAAACACACATCAGCCCCTGGGAGAGACTCAGGAGTTGAAGAGAAGTAGAGATGAAGAAATACAGAGTACACACAGTGAAACAACAGACACTGCTTCCGATTGGGAAGGGGACATGGCTGATGAGAATGTGGAGGTGGAGATGTGTTTCAGAAGTGTCAGCTGTAGGGAGGTGgctgggaaaggctcttccTGTCATAGCAGCAGTGAGAAGCACAGTGAGATTAGGTCAAAACCATCTGTGGAGATGGAGAGTCCATCCTGTTCTGGGGACTTGGTTGCACCCCCACCTCAGaggtggggaccccaaaaaaccgagcgtccagccagctctgctcgGCCCATGTCCTCCATCGAGACCAACAACCCTTTAGTGATGCAGTTGCTGAAAGGGAAGCTTCCACTGGAAGAAGTTCTCCCAGTGTCTCATGTCAACATCAAGCTGGAAATtgcacagccagtgctgcagAAGCAGCCAGAAAGCCTCTCCCTACAACTGGACAGCGGTCGCTGTTTTGGCAAAGAATCTTCTCCAGATGCAGGAATAAAGACGAGTGCCCAAAGCAGGAGCGCTGATGTTCGCTCAGTGAGATCTTCCATAGATCCCCAGGAAAAAACCTGTGGATCAGGAGCAGCGTTGCCTAGAGCAGAGGGTGTAGAGGATCAGTCTGTCCCAGAAAAACATTCCAAAGTTGGTTCGTCTTTAAGCTGCCAAGACCAACTGGCAAATGTGGCAAGTGCCTCTCTGAAGTCTGAAGATGTGGACCCTCaggaaagaacattttcttcctgtagCTTTGAGGAGCAGAAGGAGTTGCCCAAGGTGCACCGGTTGCCACAGCACAACCCATTAGGAGGTGTCACGGCAAGTAAAAGCCCGGAGAAGCTGAATGCCTCTGCAGAGCCTCGGTTTTTATCTCCAGGTATAACTTCTCTTGGACCAAACCAGACAGGAGGTGCATTAGTCAATAAAAATTATGGTGGGGTTCAAGGCAAAAAGCTCTTTGGTTCTGGTTTTCCTTCCAGCCCCAGCGTGAGGCTGCATCACTCCAGGGCTTTGGAACACAGTTCAGCCATGGAAACCGTGTCCCCTGGCAAACAGATTCCCTTGGACAAGGGCTGTGCACTGGGAGAAGGAGTCCCAGCTGCCAGGGAGGAATGGACTTCaaagcagcccagcagcaccccgggagGGATCAGAAGTGAGAAGGTGCTGGTGTGTGGCAGCCCAGCCAAGAGCAACGCGGAGAACCGGGGGGATGTGGCCCAGCAGCCCACGGAACTGGCCgggcacacacagagagagCCACTGGTCATGGACTGGCCCTTCTTTAAGTTTTCAAGGGATCCAGGAAAAGGACAGTGTCACCCTTTGGAGCCTTCATCCATCCCCTCGCAGCTCAATATCAAGCAAGCGTTTTATGGGAAGCTTTCAAAGCTGCAGCTTAATTCCACCAGCTTTAATTATTCATCCAACACTCCAGCTTTCCCCCGAGGCCTTGCTGGGAGCGTGGTGCAGCTCACCCACAAAGCGAACTTTGCTGCGGGCCGGAACACGGCCCTGGCTGTGCAGATGtttgctgacagcagcagcgtCGACGAGATCTCGTTCcagtgctcctgcagcctcAAAGCCATGATCATGTGCAAAGGCTGCGGCGCCTTCTGCCACGACGACTGTATAGGACCCTCTAAGCTCTGTGTATTGTGCCTTGTGGTGAGATAA